The following proteins are encoded in a genomic region of [Eubacterium] hominis:
- a CDS encoding family 1 glycosylhydrolase, translated as MFKKDFLWGGATAANQFEGGYQEGGRGLATSDTKTNGSLTRKRKHSFLDEHNQIVYLHGSDYIPKGYKAVLDDAMYYPSHRAVDFYHHYKEDIQLLAEMGFKCFRMSISWTRIYPKGIEEQPNEEGLAFYDQVFDECLKYGIEPVVTINHFDMPLYLSEQYDGWLSRSTIDCFLNYCRTIFERYKGKVKYWMTFNEINLLRGYDTLGVHEMDQQKYYQAIHHIFIASAKAVKLGHEIDENNQIGMMLAHILTYPETCNPCDVEQEILVSRNLKYFFADVQCRGYYPSYILKKLENQSIHIKKEEGDDEILKQGCVDYIGFSYYNSGVITTRSDAKETLGNGIKLAQNPYLQESEWKWPIDPKGLRISLNILWDRYQKPLFIVENGLGAEDHIEADGSIHDDYRISYLRDHIIEMKKAVEIDGVDLMGYTPWGCIDLVSAGTGEMKKRYGFVYVDMDDEGNGSLTRSRKDSFDWYKKVIESNGEIL; from the coding sequence TTTTAGATGAACATAATCAAATTGTTTACCTTCATGGCTCTGATTACATTCCAAAAGGCTACAAAGCAGTTTTAGATGATGCGATGTATTATCCAAGTCATCGTGCGGTAGATTTTTATCACCATTATAAAGAAGATATTCAATTGCTTGCGGAAATGGGGTTTAAATGTTTCCGCATGTCTATCAGTTGGACAAGAATATATCCAAAAGGTATTGAGGAACAGCCAAATGAAGAAGGATTAGCATTTTATGATCAGGTATTTGATGAGTGTTTAAAATATGGAATTGAGCCAGTTGTCACCATCAACCATTTTGATATGCCACTATACCTTTCTGAGCAGTATGATGGATGGCTGAGCCGTTCCACAATTGACTGTTTCTTAAATTATTGTCGTACAATATTTGAGCGATACAAAGGAAAAGTTAAATACTGGATGACCTTTAATGAAATCAATTTATTAAGAGGTTATGATACCTTAGGTGTTCATGAAATGGATCAACAGAAATACTATCAGGCAATTCATCATATCTTTATCGCTAGCGCAAAAGCTGTAAAACTGGGACATGAAATTGATGAAAACAACCAAATTGGTATGATGTTAGCACATATTTTAACATATCCTGAAACATGTAATCCATGTGATGTGGAACAGGAAATCTTAGTATCAAGAAACCTGAAATATTTCTTTGCGGATGTACAATGCCGTGGTTATTATCCATCATATATCTTGAAGAAGTTAGAAAATCAATCAATTCATATAAAGAAAGAAGAAGGCGATGATGAAATTCTGAAACAAGGTTGTGTTGATTACATTGGATTCAGCTACTATAATTCTGGTGTCATTACAACACGTTCTGATGCGAAAGAAACATTAGGCAATGGTATCAAGCTTGCGCAAAATCCTTATCTACAAGAAAGTGAGTGGAAATGGCCAATCGATCCAAAAGGCTTACGAATCTCTTTGAATATCTTGTGGGATCGTTATCAAAAACCATTGTTTATCGTAGAGAATGGCTTAGGCGCAGAAGATCATATAGAAGCTGATGGCAGTATCCATGATGATTATCGTATATCTTATCTAAGAGATCATATCATAGAGATGAAAAAAGCAGTGGAAATCGATGGTGTAGATTTGATGGGTTATACACCATGGGGATGCATTGACTTAGTTTCCGCAGGAACAGGGGAAATGAAAAAACGTTATGGCTTTGTATATGTTGATATGGATGATGAAGGAAACGGTTCCTTAACACGAAGTCGTAAAGATTCCTTTGATTGGTATAAAAAAGTAATCGAAAGTAATGGAGAAATTCTGTAA